The Micropterus dolomieu isolate WLL.071019.BEF.003 ecotype Adirondacks linkage group LG20, ASM2129224v1, whole genome shotgun sequence genome has a segment encoding these proteins:
- the LOC123958465 gene encoding RNA-binding protein, mRNA-processing factor 2a isoform X2, translated as MILSRNTTSPSKISSDTSSSSSARPHLGTSSLIKLRRHQDFHCSFRRTWGKYHSTKKDLILTAAAAAEATVKMSLKADTEPNNNVSIEEEVRTLFVSGLPVDIKPRELYLLFRPFKGYEGSLIKLTSKQPVGFVTFDSRSGAEAAKNALNGIRFDPESPQTLRLEFAKANTKMAKSKLMATPNPTNIHPALGAHFIARDPYDLTGAALIPASPDAWTPYPLYTTELTPGLPHAAFTYPAAAAAAAALHAQMRWYPTPSETSQPGWKSRQFC; from the exons ATGATTCTCTCTCGCAATACTACTTCTCCTTCTAAAATATCATCGGATACCTCGTCGTCCTCGTCTGCACGACCTCACCTCGGCACATCTTCTCTCATCAAGTTAAGACGCCACCAGGACTTTCACTGCAGCTTCAGACGCACTTGGGGGAAATATCACTCCACGAAGAAAGACTTGATACTTACTGCAGCTGCAGCCGCAGAGGCGACCGTCAAAATGAGTCTAAAAGCTGACACGGAGCCGAATAACAACGTTTCCATCGAAGAGGAG GTACGAACACTGTTTGTCAGTGGACTACCAGTCGATATCAAACCACGGGAACTTTACCTTCTCTTCAGACCTTTTAAG GGTTATGAAGGGTCACTGATTAAGTTAACATCAAAACAG CCTGTCGGGTTTGTAACCTTTGACAGTCGCTCTGGAGCTGAAGCTGCGAAAAATGCACTAAAT GGTATCCGTTTTGACCCCGAAAGTCCCCAGACCCTGCGCTTAGAGTTTGCTAAAGCCAACACGAAGATGGCAAAGAGTAAGCTGATGGCCACACCGAACCCCACAAATATCCACCCTGCTCTAGGAGCACACTTCATTGCACGGGACCCAT ATGATCTGACAGGGGCAGCACTGATCCCAGCATCTCCGGATGCTTGGACTCCTTACCCCCTGTACACCACGGAGCTGACCCCAGGCCTCCCTCACGCAGCCTTCACTTACCCAGcagccgctgctgctgctgcagccctCCACGCCCAG aTGCGCTGGTACCCTACTCCCTCTGAGACTTCCCAGCCTGGATGGAAGTCCCGGCAGTTTTGTTAG
- the LOC123958465 gene encoding RNA-binding protein, mRNA-processing factor 2a isoform X1, producing MILSRNTTSPSKISSDTSSSSSARPHLGTSSLIKLRRHQDFHCSFRRTWGKYHSTKKDLILTAAAAAEATVKMSLKADTEPNNNVSIEEEVRTLFVSGLPVDIKPRELYLLFRPFKGYEGSLIKLTSKQPVGFVTFDSRSGAEAAKNALNGIRFDPESPQTLRLEFAKANTKMAKSKLMATPNPTNIHPALGAHFIARDPYDLTGAALIPASPDAWTPYPLYTTELTPGLPHAAFTYPAAAAAAAALHAQVRDQPMRWYPTPSETSQPGWKSRQFC from the exons ATGATTCTCTCTCGCAATACTACTTCTCCTTCTAAAATATCATCGGATACCTCGTCGTCCTCGTCTGCACGACCTCACCTCGGCACATCTTCTCTCATCAAGTTAAGACGCCACCAGGACTTTCACTGCAGCTTCAGACGCACTTGGGGGAAATATCACTCCACGAAGAAAGACTTGATACTTACTGCAGCTGCAGCCGCAGAGGCGACCGTCAAAATGAGTCTAAAAGCTGACACGGAGCCGAATAACAACGTTTCCATCGAAGAGGAG GTACGAACACTGTTTGTCAGTGGACTACCAGTCGATATCAAACCACGGGAACTTTACCTTCTCTTCAGACCTTTTAAG GGTTATGAAGGGTCACTGATTAAGTTAACATCAAAACAG CCTGTCGGGTTTGTAACCTTTGACAGTCGCTCTGGAGCTGAAGCTGCGAAAAATGCACTAAAT GGTATCCGTTTTGACCCCGAAAGTCCCCAGACCCTGCGCTTAGAGTTTGCTAAAGCCAACACGAAGATGGCAAAGAGTAAGCTGATGGCCACACCGAACCCCACAAATATCCACCCTGCTCTAGGAGCACACTTCATTGCACGGGACCCAT ATGATCTGACAGGGGCAGCACTGATCCCAGCATCTCCGGATGCTTGGACTCCTTACCCCCTGTACACCACGGAGCTGACCCCAGGCCTCCCTCACGCAGCCTTCACTTACCCAGcagccgctgctgctgctgcagccctCCACGCCCAGGTGAGGGACCAACCG aTGCGCTGGTACCCTACTCCCTCTGAGACTTCCCAGCCTGGATGGAAGTCCCGGCAGTTTTGTTAG